The following coding sequences are from one Paenibacillus stellifer window:
- a CDS encoding acyl-CoA dehydratase activase codes for MSEWKEIIDPELLSSLTGDIAVGLDLGSRTGKGVLLAGGKLYTAITPTGVYMQETADKLLDKLLRQSGVPREEIAYIVGTGYGRVSLNFGETGHKIVTEISCHAMGSHYLNAKVRSIVDIGGQDSKAIRVDPANGKVIEFIMNDKCAAGTGRFLEKVAHLLDLTLEELGAEALKADEPADVSSQCVVFAESEVISLKAKGVSAANIAAGIHLATARRVRNLVNRIGLEPDLVFSGGVSNNPGMTRALEELLGHPISRVKLDTIFAGALGAAVFAQKAASRGESDLSDFALLKAK; via the coding sequence ATGAGTGAATGGAAAGAGATCATCGACCCCGAGCTGCTGTCCTCGCTGACGGGGGATATCGCGGTCGGTCTCGATTTGGGGTCCAGAACGGGTAAGGGCGTGCTGCTGGCCGGAGGCAAGCTCTACACGGCGATTACTCCGACCGGGGTGTATATGCAGGAGACGGCCGACAAGCTGTTGGACAAGCTGCTTAGACAATCCGGGGTTCCTCGCGAGGAGATCGCCTACATCGTCGGTACAGGATACGGGCGCGTCTCCTTGAATTTCGGCGAAACCGGTCATAAAATCGTGACCGAAATTTCCTGCCATGCGATGGGTTCCCATTACTTGAACGCCAAGGTTCGGTCCATCGTGGATATCGGCGGCCAGGATTCCAAGGCGATCCGGGTTGATCCGGCAAACGGCAAGGTTATCGAGTTCATCATGAACGACAAATGCGCGGCCGGAACCGGACGGTTCCTGGAGAAGGTCGCACATCTGCTGGATTTGACGCTGGAGGAACTGGGCGCCGAAGCGTTGAAGGCCGATGAGCCGGCGGATGTCAGCAGCCAATGCGTCGTCTTCGCCGAATCCGAAGTGATATCGCTGAAGGCCAAAGGCGTGTCCGCCGCCAACATCGCCGCCGGCATCCATCTGGCGACAGCGCGCCGGGTCCGCAATCTCGTCAACCGGATCGGGCTTGAGCCGGATCTGGTGTTCTCGGGCGGGGTCTCGAACAATCCGGGCATGACCCGGGCGCTGGAGGAGCTGCTGGGTCATCCGATCAGCCGGGTGAAGCTGGACACGATCTTCGCAGGCGCTCTGGGGGCGGCGGTCTTCGCCCAGAAAGCGGCGTCCCGGGGTGAGAGCGATCTGTCGGACTTTGCCCTCTTGAAAGCCAAATAA